In Arachis stenosperma cultivar V10309 chromosome 1, arast.V10309.gnm1.PFL2, whole genome shotgun sequence, one DNA window encodes the following:
- the LOC130968824 gene encoding translocase of chloroplast 90, chloroplastic, with amino-acid sequence MKGFRDWVFSQILSKSLVSSTPISVTSSFYDEGNRDEEDNEQGHSSSSVASPTSSASDLSYDSQSNQRISTLPQVSDTEVFQSEDNVNGRQKDNLAKVEHLQIKFFRLLQRLGQSQENLMVPKVLYRIHLATLIRAGEPDLKRVNISSRRARAIAIQQEENGTPQLDFSCRILVVGKTGVGKSATINSIFGQAKTTTDAFRPATNCIQEVVGTVNGLNLTFIDTPGFLPSSTSNVKRNKRIMLSIKRFIRKSPPDIVLYFERLDLMNSANSDLPLLKLMTEVFGTEIWFNTIVVMTHSSSPIPEGPNGYAVNYESYTSQCTNLMQHYIHQAVCDSRLENPVLLVENHPHCPKNIVGERVLPNGLVWRSQLLLFCICTKVLGDVNSILKFQNSVELGPASSARVPSLPHLLSTLLHQRPVSDPSGIDDEVEEILLSDMEEEDEYDTLPSIRILTKSQFEKLSKSQKKDYLDEMDYRETLYLKKQLKEDYRRRKEKLLLNEQQLLNSDNSDDQQAPTEPVLLPDMAVPPSFDSDCPTHRYRCFVADDQWLVRPVLDPQGWDHDVGFDGINLETTTEIKKNVYAMIVGQMNKDKHDFGIQSECSAAYVDPIGPTYSASLDVQSAGKDLICTVRSNTKLRIVKHNITDCGVSLMSFAKKYYVGAKLQDTLLVGNILKFVMSAGLMEGSRQVAYGGSFEAAIRGGDYPVRNDNLSLTATVLSFNKETVLSGSLQADLRLSRSTRATVSANLNSRGMGKICIKTSSSENLQIALVAVFSVLKALSRRRGANYTGKDVRD; translated from the exons ATGAAAGGCTTTAGAGATTGGGTTTTCTCTCAGATACTGTCCAAATCATTGGTCTCATCGACACCGATATCCGTCACAAGCAGTTTCTATGATGAAGGGAATCGGGATGAAGAAGATAATGAACAAG GCCACTCATCTAGCTCCGTAGCATCACCAACTTCTTCTGCATCAGACCTTTCTTATGATAGTCAGAGCAATCAGCGTATTTCTACCTTGCCGCAAGTTTCAGATACAGAAGTTTTTCAATCTGAAGATAATGTCAACGGAAGACAGAAGGATAATTTGGCAAAGGTTGAACATCTCCAAATTAAGTTCTTCCGTCTACTCCAGCGCCTTGGCCAATCACAAGAAAACCTCATGGTCCCAAAGGTCCTTTACCGGATTCACTTGGCAACTTTAATTCGTGCAGGGGAACCAGATCTGAAAAGAGTTAACATTAGTAGTCGTAGAGCCCGAGCAATAGCAATTCAACAGGAGGAAAATGGTACACCCCAATTGGATTTCTCTTGCAGAATACTTGTTGTAGGTAAAACAGGAGTTGGTAAAAGTGCTACTATAAATTCTATATTTGGTCAAGCAAAAACCACCACTGATGCTTTCCGACCTGCTACCAATTGCATCCAAGAAGTTGTGGGAACTGTCAATGGTCTTAACCTAACATTTATTGATACCCCTGGTTTCCTGCCTTCCTCTACGAGTAATGTGAAGAGAAATAAGAGGATCATGCTTTCTATTAAgagattcataagaaagtccccTCCAGACATTGTTTTGTACTTTGAGCGACTTGATTTGATGAATTCTGCCAATAGTGACTTGCCGCTTTTGAAGCTTATGACTGAAGTATTTGGTACAGAAATCTGGTTTAACACCATCGTAGTCATGACTCATTCTTCCTCACCTATTCCTGAAGGACCTAATGGGTATGCTGTTAATTATGAGTCATATACTTCTCAATGTACCAATTTAATGCAGCACTATATACATCAGGCAGTGTGCGATTCAAGGCTAGAAAACCCAGTACTTTTGGTTGAAAACCATCCTCATTGCCCCAAAAATATTGTGGGGGAAAGAGTTCTACCTAATGGACTGGTTTGGAGATCTCAGCTCTTGTTATTTTGCATTTGTACCAAAGTTTTGGGTGATGTCAATTCCATCCTGAAGTTTCAGAACAGTGTAGAACTGGGACCTGCAAGTAGTGCCCGAGTTCCTTCACTACCCCATCTCCTTTCAACTCTTTTGCACCAACGTCCTGTATCCGATCCAAGTGGAATTGATGATGAAGTTGAGGAAATATTACTCTCAGAcatggaagaagaagatgagTATGATACACTTCCATCAATTCGGATATTGACAAAGTCACAGTTTGAAAAGTTATCCAAGTCCCAGAAAAAAGATTATCTGGATGAGATGGATTACCGGGAGACTCTTTACTTAAAGAAACAGTTGAAAGAAGACTACCGTAGGCGTAAAGAGAAGTTACTCCTGAATGAGCAACAACTTTTGAATAGTGATAATTCTGATGATCAGCAAGCTCCTACAGAGCCTGTTCTGTTACCAGACATGGCTGTTCCTCCAAGTTTTGACTCAGATTGCCCTACACATAGGTATCGTTGCTTTGTTGCTGATGACCAGTGGCTTGTGAGACCTGTTCTTGATCCACAAGGATGGGATCATGATGTGGGGTTCGATGGTATAAACTTGGAGACAACCACAGAAATAAAGAAGAATGTTTATGCCATGATTGTGGGACAGATGAATAAGGATAAGCATGACTTTGGTATTCAGTCTGAGTGTTCTGCTGCTTATGTTGATCCCATAGGTCCTACTTATTCTGCGAGTCTTGATGTTCAGTCGGCAGGCAAAGATCTGATCTGTACGGTTCGTAGCAACACAAAATTGAGAATCGTAAAGCACAATATTACTGACTGTGGTGTTTCTTTGATGTCCTTTGCAAAGAAGTATTATGTGGGTGCAAAGCTTCAGGATACTTTGTTAGTTGggaatatattaaaatttgtcATGAGTGCAGGCTTAATGGAGGGTTCTCGCCAGGTGGCGTATGGTGGGAGTTTTGAAGCTGCCATTCGAGGGGGAGATTATCCTGTAAGAAATGACAATTTAAGTCTAACGGCAACTGTCCTTTCCTTTAACAAAGAGACTGTATTGAGTGGAAGTTTACAAGCTGACTTGAGGCTGAGTAGAAGCACGAGAGCAACTGTTAGTGCTAATTTAAATAGTCGCGGAATGGGGAAAATATGCATTAAGACAAGTAGCTCTGAGAATTTACAAATTGCTTTGGTTGCTGTTTTCTCAGTTCTGAAGGCCCTATCACGTAGAAGGGGAGCTAACTACACGGGGAAGGATGTGAGAGACTAG
- the LOC130976792 gene encoding uncharacterized protein LOC130976792: MEDTDKNSTPQVLEVLQALKQASQELQHKHDNTSLAIKALLELHTESDTILSNDPNLSALSHHLSRLKHLVDHINSTTSRHRPHSLRSFLSRRLSTHSISKLANSIESEIQAWIDRESIHSLSRHLNDHLAPDQLIALLTQFRQRLSQGFNRDLQDLVLNNKIFSSLESVLFDAKCSLNVRENAGLAVAALIRFNKDVFVGQVLMGPTIRALVGMGSLRSIEALCSLIRSIKSPFVDEIESNGEIPNIIGLLDCEELEMRVLGMDCVLEIGYFGRKEAVEAMLKEGLVEKLVELQRSELGGDLIDLDHEKKKEEEDENDCDEDGQVREGKRQKRFLEGHPFASCVARFAVMLEVGEGLRQREKRAFKQEILVRVREASVSDAEAATIVAEVLWGTSL, from the coding sequence ATGGAAGACACAGATAAGAACAGCACCCCGCAAGTTCTAGAAGTGCTGCAAGCACTGAAACAAGCATCACAGGAGCTTCAACACAAGCACGATAACACATCACTCGCCATTAAAGCACTCCTGGAGCTCCACACTGAGTCCGATACAATACTCTCCAACGACCCAAACCTCTCCGCTCTCTCCCACCATCTTTCCCGCCTCAAGCACCTCGTCGACCACATTAACTCCACCACTTCCCGCCACCGCCCTCACTCCCTCCGTTCCTTCCTCTCCCGACGACTCTCCACTCACTCCATCTCCAAGCTCGCCAACTCCATCGAGTCCGAAATCCAAGCATGGATCGACCGCGAGAGCATCCACTCCCTCTCCCGCCACCTAAATGACCATCTTGCCCCCGACCAGTTAATCGCTCTCTTGACTCAGTTCCGTCAACGACTCTCCCAGGGTTTCAACCGCGACCTGCAGGACCTAGTTCTCAACAATAAGATCTTCTCTTCACTCGAATCGGTTCTCTTCGACGCTAAATGCTCCCTCAATGTTCGCGAGAACGCGGGGCTGGCTGTGGCGGCGCTGATTCGATTCAACAAGGACGTCTTCGTCGGCCAGGTTCTCATGGGCCCTACCATTCGAGCTTTGGTGGGTATGGGCTCGCTGCGTTCGATTGAGGCTCTGTGTTCTCTGATCAGGTCAATCAAGTCGCCGTTTGTGGACGAGATTGAATCGAACGGTGAGATTCCCAACATCATTGGGCTTTTGGATTGCGAGGAGTTGGAAATGAGGGTTTTGGGGATGGATTGCGTGCTTGAGATTGGGTACTTCGGGAGGAAGGAAGCGGTGGAGGCCATGCTCAAGGAGGGTTTGGTGGAGAAGCTTGTGGAGCTGCAAAGGTCGGAGCTTGGCGGGGATTTGATCGATTTAGATCacgagaagaagaaagaggaagaagatgagaATGATTGTGATGAAGATGGACAAGTTAGAGAAGGGAAGAGGCAGAAGAGGTTCTTGGAGGGACACCCTTTTGCGAGCTGCGTAGCGAGGTTTGCAGTTATGCTGGAGGTTGGAGAAGGATTGAGACAAAGAGAGAAGAGGGCATTCAAGCAGGAAATTCTCGTTAGGGTTAGGGAGGCTTCTGTGTCTGATGCAGAAGCTGCCACCATTGTTGCTGAGGTTTTGTGGGGCACTTCGCTTTAA